TCGCGTCGCCGCCGTCGCGTTCCCGATGTTGGCCGTGTTCATCCTGATCGAGGGGGCGTTCGTCGGCGCCGGCGACACCGTGCCGCCGATGGTGATCGGTATCATCCATGCGTGGGTCCTGCAGATACCGCTGGTCTGGCTGTTGGCGCATGGCCTGGAGTTTGGACCGACCGGGGCCTGGTGGGGCTTCGTTGTCGCGGCGGCATTGGGCGCATTGATGTATGTCTCGTGGTTTGCACGCAAGCGCTGGCTGGAGCAGGTGGTGTGAGGAGGGAAAAACTCCGCCTGCCATTGCCGGGACAAACGTTAAATGTCATTCCGAGGAGTGAGCCCGCGCGCAGCGCGGACGCAGCGACGAGGAATCTCCAAGGCCAACGGCGTTTCCATTGGAGATTCCTCACCCCATCATCCCGTCCCGTCCGCCTGCGGCGGGCGGGACGGGATTCCGGGGATTCGGAATGACAATCTCAGCACGAAGAGTCAGGGTGTTCAGAAACGATGGACTGATGAGATGTCATTCCGAGGAGTGAGCCCGCGCGCAGCGACGAGGAACCTCCAAGGCCAACGGCGTTTCCATTTGAGATTCCTCAACCCATCATCCCGTCCCGTCCGCCTGCGGCGGCGGGGCGGGATTCCGGGGATTCGGAATGACAATCTCAGCACGAAGAGTCAGGGTGTTCAGAAACGATGGACTGATGAGATGTCATTCCGAGGAGTGACGCCGCGCGCAGCGCGGACGCAGCGACGAGGAATCTCCAAGTGATCGTCTCGGGCACACCATACCGTTATCTCACGGCGGTATTCCTCGCGACTGTCAGTGTTCGCGCGTTTTTTCACGTCGCCACCGGTCTGGTCTGGGATGATGCCTTCATCACATTTCGTTACGCCGAAAACATCACCGCCGGTTTGGGATTCGTCTACAATGCCGGGGAGCGGGTGCTCGGCACGACGACGCCGTTGTTCACTCTGATTCTGGCGGCTCTGCATGGTATCGGAATCTCCACCGTCGCCGCGGCGCTCGTGATCGGCATCCTTTGCTCGGGAATCACCGCAATCCTGGTCGATCGTCTGGCGCGCCGTTGGGGACTGGGCAACTTTGCGCCCCTGGCGGTCGTGCTGTATGTCTTGTATCCGCGCCTGATGTCCAACGAGGCGGGAGGCATGGAGACCGGGCTGTTCGTGATGCTCGTCACGGGAGCCTTCTATCTCCGCGATTGTGGACGGACCGCCGCCGCCATCGCCGTTGCGGGATTGGCTGCCGTCACGCGACCGGAAGGATTCTATCTTGCCGGTCTCCTCGTTGTCGTCGACTCGTTCCGAACACCGAAAGCTGTCCTGCGGGGATCGGTCATTGCCCTGCCGATCGTGGCGGCGTGGCTGGCATTCTCGTGGGGATACTTCGGATCATTGCTGCCCAACTCGATGTTGGGCAAGCTCTCGTATTTTGGAGCGCTCGAACGCAGCGCGTTCTGGGTGCGCGGATCATTTCTGCTGGGGCTCCATCATCCGCTCGGGGTCGCGCAACTGCTGTTGGCGTCGGTCGGGACATATGTCCTGTTCTGGCGGCGACGCGTGGCGGGACTTGAGTCGTTTTGGTTCCTGAGTCTGTTGGGTGTGTATACCGTCACACATACGTTTCTCTTCCTGTGGTACATGGCGCCCGCGTACCAGTTCTACTGCATTCTGGCGGCCGGCGGCGTGGCCAAAGTCGCGGGACTGCGGCCGTTGACCCGTTGGCCGCTATTATTGCGGGGGCGTGTCGCGGCGGCGGGGGCCGTGCTGGCGATGGGCATCGCGGATTACTTCGTGGTACGCGAGTACATCCGGTTTCAACGGCATCTCGATCAGACAGTCGTTGCGGTCGGCCACTTCCTGCGCGAGCATGTCGCGGCCGACCAGATCGTTGCCGGTGAGGATATCGGCTACATGGGATACTTAAGCGGCGCACGGTTTATCGACCGTGACGGGCTCATATCACCTCAGGTGCACGAGTACAACCGCCGGGGAGATTATCTGGGCTTGATACTCGGATTGAAACCGGAGTGGGTTGTGGCCACGACGGCCGGAATTACCAGCACCTTCATCGCAGACGAGGAGTTTCTGACGCGATACCGATTGGCGGCGTCCTTCGGCCCGGACCCCCAAGCGGAGTATCGCGTGTTTGAACGAACGACCCCATAATGTAACGCTTTAAGCGCCGGCCGAAATTGACAATCCCCGTGGCAAATCCGCTTTCCTGCGACAGCCCCGCTTGGTATAAATATGATCGCATGATGAATGGTTGCAGTTGTACCCGATAAACGGACGAATGGAGTTTTGTCGATTATGCCGAGCACATTGACACGTCCCAAACCGAAGTCGAAATCCAAAGCCAAGCCGAAGTCCGCTCCGGCCAAGTCCGGGGCCGAATTCAAGAACTTCATCGGCGGGCAATGGGTGACTTCGAAGACAGGACGCACCTTCGAAAACCGCAATCCCGCCGACACCCGGGAAGTCGTCGGCGTGTTCCAGCAGTCGGATTCCCGCGATGTCGTGCTGGCGGTGAAGGCGGCGCAGGAGGCATTCCGAAAGTGGCGGCTCGTTCCGGCCCCCAAGCGCGCGGAGATCCTGTTCCGCGTGGGGGAGCAGTTGCGCCTGCGCAAGGAAGACTATGCCCGCGACATGACCCGCGAGATGGGCAAGGTCTTAGCCGAGACGCGCGGCGACGTGCAGGAAGCTGTCGACATGTCGTATTACATGGCGGGCGAAGGGCGCCGTCAGTTCGGCCAAACCACCCCCTCGGAGATGCCCAACAAGTTTCAGATGTCGATCCGCCAGCCGTTGGGCGTCTGCGCCATGATCACGCCCTGGAACTTCCCGATGGCGATCCCGTCATGGAAGATCATGCCCGCGCTGGTGCTGGGAAATACTGTCGTCATCAAACCGGCCACCGACACGCCGTTGTCGGTGGTCAATTTCATGAATGTGCTGCACGACTGCGGCGTGCCGCCGGGCGTGGTCAACATGGTGACCGGCTCGGGACGCGAAGTCGGCGAACCGCTCATCAATCATCCGGACGTCAAGCTGGTCTCATTCACCGGTTCCACAGAGGTCGGTCGCTCCGTCTCCAAACTTTGCGGTCCGAATTTCAAGCATGCCTGTCTTGAAATGGGCGGCAAGAACGCGCAAATCGTCATGGACGATGCCAATCTCGATCTGGCGCTTGAAGGAGCGCTGTGGGGCGGATTCGGCACGACCGGCCAGCGCTGCACCGCGACTTCGCGCGTGATCGTGCACAAGAAAGTCTATGCCGAGTTCGCCAAACGGTTTGTCGCTGCGGCCCAATCGCTGCGCGTCGGCAACGGCCTTGATCCGAACATCGACATGGGACCGGCGATCTCCGAATCGCAGTTGCAGACGGTCCAGGAGTATGTGGGAATCGGCAAGAAGCAGGATCGTGCCAAGCTGCTGTGCGGCGGGAACCGTCTGACCGGACCCGATCACAAGCATGGGTGGTTCCATGAGCCGACCATCTTCGGTGATGTCGACCGCAACATGCGCATCGCCCGTGAGGAAATCTTCGGCCCGGTGGTGGCACTGATCCCGGTCGGATCGTTCGATGAAGCGGTGGACGTCTGCAACGATGTCGCCTATGGATTGTCCGCATCGATTTACACCCAGGATGTCAACCGCGCCTTCGCGGCGATGCGCGATGTCTACACCGGCATTTTCTATGTCAACGCGCCGACCATCGGCGCGGAGGTCCATCTGCCGTTCGGCGGCACCAAGGCGACCGGCAATGGGCACCGTGAGGCGGGACAAGCGGCACTCGATGTGTTCAGCGAATGGAAGTCGGTCTATGTCGATTTTTCCGGCGCATTGCAGCGGGCGCAGATTGATAACAATTGAGAGAGATTCGTTCTAATTTTACCGTCGGGGCCCGGCGCGCCGTGCCCCTACACGATGGAGATCGGAATCGGGAGGCAACCAATGGCAGCCAAATCAAACGGACAAAACGGATCGAAGAAGGACCTAATCGCCGGCCTCAACGAAGACCTCGCCGGTGAACTGGGCACGGTGATCCGCTACACGTATCAAGCAGGCAAGAGCTTCGGAGTCGTGGGTGTGGAGCTCCGCGAGATGTTCGCGCGCGAGACCGCTGACGAACTGCGTCACGCATCGTTTCTGACCGACATGATCGTCGATTTGGGCGGCGAGCCGACCACAACTCCCAAGGAGTTCGCCCGCCCGAAGTCGGTTAAAGCGATGCTTGAACTCGATCTGAAGATGGAAGAAGCCGACATCAAAGCATACGATGTGCGCGCCAAACAGGCCGAGGCGCTCGGCTTGACCGGGCTGAAACTCAAATTGGAAGAAATGGCGGCCGACGAGTCGGGCCATGCGCGCGAACTACGGCGTATCCTCAAGGGGATGTGACACGCAGGACGGTTTATGATCCGCAGCAAAAGAGCACCGCAATCGGGGTATCATCAGATCGAACATCTCTGGTATTCCTCCGCGATTTAAGGGCCGATCTGTCTGGATAGTGGCTTGTCCAAACCGATCGGACGCACAATCGCCGGAGGAATCAGATGGCACGACGCATATTGATCCAGGGCGCCGCCGGGCGCGATTTCCATAATTTCAACACCGTATTTCGCGGCAATCGACAATACCACGTTGTCGGATTCACCGCCGCGCAGATTCCCAACATCGACGGACGCAAGTACCCCGCCAAGCTGGCTGGGACGGGGTATCCCAAAGGTATTCCCATCTTCGCCGAAGACGAGATCGAATCGCTGATCAAGCGGCTCGACGTCGATGAAGTCGTCTTTTCATACTCCGATGTGTCCCATGTATACGTGATGCATCAGGCGTCCCGCGCGCTCTCATCGGGCGCCGATTTCAGGTTTCTCGGTCCCAAAGAGACCATGCTTGAGTCGAAAAAGCCGGTCATTGCGGTTTGCGCGGTCCGTACCGGCTCCGGAAAATCGCAGACCACTCGCTATGTCTGCGGTTTGTTGAAGCAACGCGGACTGACGGTGGTCGCGATACGTCACCCGATGCCATACGGCGACCTGAACAAACAGGTCTGCCAGCGCTACGCATCGATGGCCGACCTGGACAAGTACGATTGCACCATCGAAGAGCGCGAGGAGTACGAGCCGCACATTGCCTCCGGGACGATCATCTATGCGGGCATCGACTACGAAATGATCCTGCGCAAAGCCGAACAGGAAGCCGATGTCATCGTCTGGGATGGCGGCAACAACGACATGGCCTTCTACAAAGCGGGCCTGTACATCACGGTTGCCGATCCGCACCGCGCCGGACATGAAATCACCTATCATCCCGGCGAGACCAACCTCAAACTCGCCGACGTGGTGGTCATCAACAAGATCGACACCGCGCCGCCGGAGGGAGTCAACAATCTGCGCCGAAACATCGCCGCGCACAATCCTAAGGCGACAGTCGTCGATGCCGCCTCGCCGATTTCAGTCGAAGATCCGAAGGTGATCACCGGCAAACGCGTGCTGGTCATCGAAGACGGCCCGACACTCACGCACGGGGAAATGAAGTACGGCGCGGGTGTGGTGGCGGCGCAACGTTTCGGCGCGTCCGCCATCGTCGATCCCCGTCCGTGGGTCAAGGGCACCATCAAGGAAACATTTGAACAATACCCGAACATCGGGCCATTGCTTCCCGCCATGGGATACGGGGACAAACAAATTGCCGATCTGCAGGCGACCATCAACGCTGCCGATGTCGATTCGGTCATCATCGCCACACCGATCGATCTGCGGCGATTGGTCAAGATTAAGAAGCCGTCGGTGCGTGTCCGCTACGACCTGCAGGTGATCGGGCGGCCGACGCTGGAGGAACAGGTGGATGGGTTTCTGTCGCGTTTCACAAGCAGGAAATCTCGACCAAGGTCCGGGCCGCGCAAGAAGAGAGCGTAGCCAGATGCGGGCCGGTCTGAGACCTGCCCCGATCATGCAATCGAATCATGCCGGCCTTTGTAGGGGCACAGCGCGCTGTGCCCTGGGCGTGCCGTGCCCGGATACACGCTCAGGCGAGGACGCTTGGGCTGCACGTTGGTACTGACAGCCGCACTCTGAATCACTTTCTCACTCTAAATCACGATTTGCTGGCTATGCCCCTTGGGCCCATCGTACAATGATCGGGCGCCTGTAAACGGCGCATAGTCGTCCATGAAACACGCCGATTTCGTCCATCTGCACAACCACAGCCAGTATTCGCTGCTGGATGGCGCACAGCGCATCCGGGAGATGGTCGCGCGCGCGGTCGAATACAAAATGCCGGCGCTGGCGCTGACCGACCACGGCAATCTTTTCGGCGCGCTGGAGTTCTACACCGAGTGCCGCAAGAGCGGGATCGTGCCGATCATCGGCTGCGAGGCGTATGTCGCTCCGCGTGACCGGCATCTCAAGCAGCCGGTCCCCGGCGCTCCCGACGGCGGCTTTCACCTGTTGCTGTTGGCGAAGAACCTCACGGGATACAAGAATCTCGTCAAGCTCGCCAGCGCCGCCTATCTGGAGGGATTCTATCATCGTCCGCGCATCGACTTCGAGCTGTTATCGCAACACGCCGAGGGGCTCTGTGCAACGTCCGCGTGTGTGCAGGGCGAAGTCGGCCAGGCGTTGCTTCACCAGAGCACAGGCGAGGCCGAATCGGTGGCGCGCCGTTACCTCGACTTGTTCGGCAGCGAGAATTACGCGTTGGAGATTCAGAATCACGGCATTGACGTTGAAGATCGCATCCGTCCGCAGGTCATCGCGCTCGCCAAACAGTTGGGCGTGCGGCTGGTCGCCACCAACGACTGCCACTATCTCGAACGGGGCCACGCCGCCGCGCACGATGCGCTGTTGTGTATCCAGACCGGCAAGCTGCTCTCCGACGACGACCGGATGCGGTACAACACCGATCAGATCTATTTCAAATCCGCCGTGGAAATGAAAGAGCTCTTCGCCGACACGCCCGACGCCATCGAGAACACGTTGCGGATCGCCGAGATGTGCCGGCTGGAAATCGAACTGGACAAACTGTTTTTGCCGGAGTTTCCGATCCCCCGGGGGTTCAATTCACGCGACGACTACCTCGCGCATTTGGCCCGCAAGGGACTGAACGAGCGCTATGAACACCCGACACCGGGAGCCGGCGAACGGTTGGAATACGAGCTCGGTGTGATCCGGAAGATGGGATTTGCGGGGTACTTTCTGATCGTCAACGATCTGGTCGAGTACGCGCGCCGCAGCAAGATTCCGGTCGGTCCGGGTCGCGGCTCGGCGGCCGGGTCGCTGGTATCGTATTGCCTGAAGATAACCGACATCGACCCGATCCGTTTCGGGCTGCTCTTCGAGCGGTTCCTCAATCCCGAACGCATTTCGATGCCGGATATCGACATCGACTTCTCCGACCGTGGACGGGACACGGTCATCCGTTACGTGATCGAAAAGTACGGCAAGGAAAATGTTTGCCAGATCATCACCTTCGGCACCATGGCGGCGCGCGGCGTCGTGCGCGATGTCGGACGCGTGTTGGGCATCTCCTACGCCGAAGTGGACCGCATCGCCAAAATCATCCCGTTTGAAATCGACATGACGCTGGAGAAAGCATTGAAGGCCAAGCCGGAATTGACGCAGATGGCCAACGAGGACCCGCGTGTGCGGACCCTGCTTGACTATTCCAGGATACTCGAAGGACTGACACGTCATGCCTCGACCCACGCGGCCGGGGTGGTCATCGCCCCGGCGCCGTTGACCGAATTTGTGCCCCTGTACCGCGGGAACAAAGGCGAAGTCACGACGCAGTACGACATGACCTGGATCGAGCGGATCGGCCTGTTGAAAATGGATTTCCTCGGGCTGCGCACGCTGACGGTCATCGACGATGCCGAAGCCGCGGTGATGCGCAACCGCCATGTCGCGGTGGATTGGAATCGCATCGGGCTGGAGGACCGCGCGGTTTATGAGCTTTTCGCAACCGGAGAAACCGTCGGCATCTTCCAGTTCGAATCTTCCGGCATGCGCGACTACCTGCGCAAGCTGCGCCCCACCGAATTCGAAGACTTGATCGCCATGAACGCGCTGTATCGCCCCGGCCCCCTCGACATGAACATGATCGACGAGTACATCGCGCGCAAGCACGGGATCAAGCCGGTGGCCTACCTGCACCCGAAGATCGAGCGCGTCTTAAAGGACACCTACGGCGTCATCGTCTACCAGGATCAGGTGATGCAGGTGGCCGGGGAGTTGGCGGGTTTCTCCATGGCCAAGGCCGACACGCTGCGCAAGGCGATGGGCAAGAAGATTCCCGAAATCATGGAGAAGATGAAGCGCGAGTTTGTCGATGGGGCGGTCGCGCAGGGTGTCGAGGAGGAAACCGCCTCGAAAGTCTTCGAGTTCTGTGAAACGTTCGCCCGTTATGGTTTCAACCGCTCGCACTCCGCGTCGTACGCGATGCTGGCGTACCGCTGCGCCTATCTGAAATCGCACTACCCGGTCGAATTCTTGGCCGCGTCGATGACATCGGAAATGGACAACACCGACCGCATTCGCGTGCTGATGCAGGAGTGCCGTCGATTGGGCGTCGCTGTCGATCCCCCCGATGTGAACGCCTCCCATGCCGCTTTCACGGCGCAGGGGGATCGCATCCTCTTCGGCATGTCGGCCGTCAAGAGCGTGGGCGAAGGCGCGGTCGAGACGATCGTCGCGGCGCGCGAGCAGGATGGGCCGTTTGCTTCGGTCTATGAGTTCATGGAACGCGTCGACAGCCGCGCCGTGAACCGACGCGCGGTCGAGGCGCTGATCGCCGCCGGGGCGCTCGATTCCCTCGAAGGGCATCGCGCCCAGATCATGGCCGGCGTCGATGCGGCCATCGCCCACGGCGCGCGGCAGCAGGCCGACCGACGGCGCGGACAATCCTCGCTGTTCGAAGGCGGCGCGAGCGATACGATTCCCGCGCTGCCGGAGACCGCCGCGTGGACCCGGGAAGAGTGCTGGGCCAAAGAGAAAGAAGCGCTGGGATTCTATGTCTCGGGACATCCGTTGAGCCGCTATGCCGATGAACTGCATTTGTTCGCGACCGCCACCACCGAGCAGGCGAGCGAATTGCCCGACGAATCGGGCATTCAAATCGGCGGCATCATCACGCAGGTGCGCACGCAGTTGGATCGGAAGGGCAAATTGATGGCCTTCCTGACGCTGGAAGACTTCAGCGGCACGATCGAGGGGATTTGCTTTTCGGATCCGTATGCGCGCGCGCGCGACGTGTTGCACAACGATGCGCTGGTCCTGCTCGGCGGAAGTCTCTCCACGCGCGAAGGAGAGCGCCCCAAGATCATGGTGCAAACCGTAACGCCGTTGGCGCAAGTTCGCGTCGGCGCGGTGCTCGATGTACACGCGCACCTGGACCCGTCATCGGTGCGTGAGGGGGTCTTAGATCAACTCGACGGCATTCTGGGCCGATATGATAGAGGCAATGGAATCTTCTTTATTCACTTTCCGGTGGGGGAGAAAACGGTTAAAATACGGTCGAACAGGGTCCGCCCCGACGCCAGCCGGGCGCTGATCGATGAATTGCGGGAACTGTTGAATACCGAGTCGGTTTGGTGTACAAGGGGGTAGCGGTTCGAATACGGCGAGTCACGAACAATCTGCGAACGAGGACTTTTATGACGACGATGATGCGTTTGAGCACAGCGATGACATTCCTCGTGGCCCTGACAGTTTCCGGTCAGGCCGATGAGGCCGCCAAAACCCAGGCAGAGAAGCCCGCGCCGCAGGCGACGGCTTCCGTCCCGGCCACAGATGCCGCGGCCAATGCGGTGAGAGCCGGAATCGAGTGGCTGACTTACGAGGAAGGACTCAAGAAGGCCAAAGAGCTCAAACGCCCGATCGTCATCGATTTCACCGCGTCCTGGTGCGGCTGGTGCAAGCGCATGGACAACGAAACATTCGCCGATACGAAGGTCATCGATTACCTCAACAGCAATTTCGTCCTCGTCAAAGTCTGGGGCGATTCCGACAAGCCGACCAGCCACGACGGGGAGGTCATGTCCGAGCGCAACCTGACGCGGGTCTATGGAGTCCGCGGATTCCCTACTTTCTGGTTCCTCGACTCTGAGGGCGAGAGAATCGGGCCGTCACCAGGGTACAAGAAGACAGTGGAGTTTTTGCCGCTGGTTCAGTATGTGGCCGGCAGCCACTACAAGACAATGAGTTACGAAAACTACCTGAAGAGCAACACCGCCGGCGGCTGAAATGCGCGGCATCCTTCGGGTCGGCGACGCCGTGATCTCGGCGTCTGTAAGCCGAGTATAGACGCTCGCCGAGTTCTCCACAAAATCTGTTTGACTTCTGCACAATCCGAGGTTATTTCTATGTCGGCGAGGGGCGCCGACGAAGTCTGACAAAATATAGCTACCGTTGTTTCCGCACTTTATCCGAGTTTCCCTGCCCCCCTCTCGGATAAATCAAAAACAGCGGTAGCTTTTTTTTGCCCGCTTTCCAGCGTCAGATTCCCTTCACACAATTGCGGCGAAGCACTTAATTCGTTGCTCGGATGCGATTTCGGTTCGAGACGGCTGGTGAAGTCGTCGGTCGCACCCGGAGACCTGACCGGCTGTGACCGCCCATGAACGCGACCCTGCGACACGGATGTCTGTCCCTGCTGGTGACGGCCGTCGTGATCGTTCACACCATCCCTGCGGGCGGAACCCAGTACGCG
Above is a genomic segment from Candidatus Zixiibacteriota bacterium containing:
- a CDS encoding ferritin-like domain-containing protein — translated: MAAKSNGQNGSKKDLIAGLNEDLAGELGTVIRYTYQAGKSFGVVGVELREMFARETADELRHASFLTDMIVDLGGEPTTTPKEFARPKSVKAMLELDLKMEEADIKAYDVRAKQAEALGLTGLKLKLEEMAADESGHARELRRILKGM
- a CDS encoding cyclic 2,3-diphosphoglycerate synthase; translated protein: MARRILIQGAAGRDFHNFNTVFRGNRQYHVVGFTAAQIPNIDGRKYPAKLAGTGYPKGIPIFAEDEIESLIKRLDVDEVVFSYSDVSHVYVMHQASRALSSGADFRFLGPKETMLESKKPVIAVCAVRTGSGKSQTTRYVCGLLKQRGLTVVAIRHPMPYGDLNKQVCQRYASMADLDKYDCTIEEREEYEPHIASGTIIYAGIDYEMILRKAEQEADVIVWDGGNNDMAFYKAGLYITVADPHRAGHEITYHPGETNLKLADVVVINKIDTAPPEGVNNLRRNIAAHNPKATVVDAASPISVEDPKVITGKRVLVIEDGPTLTHGEMKYGAGVVAAQRFGASAIVDPRPWVKGTIKETFEQYPNIGPLLPAMGYGDKQIADLQATINAADVDSVIIATPIDLRRLVKIKKPSVRVRYDLQVIGRPTLEEQVDGFLSRFTSRKSRPRSGPRKKRA
- a CDS encoding aldehyde dehydrogenase family protein, with the translated sequence MPSTLTRPKPKSKSKAKPKSAPAKSGAEFKNFIGGQWVTSKTGRTFENRNPADTREVVGVFQQSDSRDVVLAVKAAQEAFRKWRLVPAPKRAEILFRVGEQLRLRKEDYARDMTREMGKVLAETRGDVQEAVDMSYYMAGEGRRQFGQTTPSEMPNKFQMSIRQPLGVCAMITPWNFPMAIPSWKIMPALVLGNTVVIKPATDTPLSVVNFMNVLHDCGVPPGVVNMVTGSGREVGEPLINHPDVKLVSFTGSTEVGRSVSKLCGPNFKHACLEMGGKNAQIVMDDANLDLALEGALWGGFGTTGQRCTATSRVIVHKKVYAEFAKRFVAAAQSLRVGNGLDPNIDMGPAISESQLQTVQEYVGIGKKQDRAKLLCGGNRLTGPDHKHGWFHEPTIFGDVDRNMRIAREEIFGPVVALIPVGSFDEAVDVCNDVAYGLSASIYTQDVNRAFAAMRDVYTGIFYVNAPTIGAEVHLPFGGTKATGNGHREAGQAALDVFSEWKSVYVDFSGALQRAQIDNN
- a CDS encoding DNA polymerase III subunit alpha is translated as MKHADFVHLHNHSQYSLLDGAQRIREMVARAVEYKMPALALTDHGNLFGALEFYTECRKSGIVPIIGCEAYVAPRDRHLKQPVPGAPDGGFHLLLLAKNLTGYKNLVKLASAAYLEGFYHRPRIDFELLSQHAEGLCATSACVQGEVGQALLHQSTGEAESVARRYLDLFGSENYALEIQNHGIDVEDRIRPQVIALAKQLGVRLVATNDCHYLERGHAAAHDALLCIQTGKLLSDDDRMRYNTDQIYFKSAVEMKELFADTPDAIENTLRIAEMCRLEIELDKLFLPEFPIPRGFNSRDDYLAHLARKGLNERYEHPTPGAGERLEYELGVIRKMGFAGYFLIVNDLVEYARRSKIPVGPGRGSAAGSLVSYCLKITDIDPIRFGLLFERFLNPERISMPDIDIDFSDRGRDTVIRYVIEKYGKENVCQIITFGTMAARGVVRDVGRVLGISYAEVDRIAKIIPFEIDMTLEKALKAKPELTQMANEDPRVRTLLDYSRILEGLTRHASTHAAGVVIAPAPLTEFVPLYRGNKGEVTTQYDMTWIERIGLLKMDFLGLRTLTVIDDAEAAVMRNRHVAVDWNRIGLEDRAVYELFATGETVGIFQFESSGMRDYLRKLRPTEFEDLIAMNALYRPGPLDMNMIDEYIARKHGIKPVAYLHPKIERVLKDTYGVIVYQDQVMQVAGELAGFSMAKADTLRKAMGKKIPEIMEKMKREFVDGAVAQGVEEETASKVFEFCETFARYGFNRSHSASYAMLAYRCAYLKSHYPVEFLAASMTSEMDNTDRIRVLMQECRRLGVAVDPPDVNASHAAFTAQGDRILFGMSAVKSVGEGAVETIVAAREQDGPFASVYEFMERVDSRAVNRRAVEALIAAGALDSLEGHRAQIMAGVDAAIAHGARQQADRRRGQSSLFEGGASDTIPALPETAAWTREECWAKEKEALGFYVSGHPLSRYADELHLFATATTEQASELPDESGIQIGGIITQVRTQLDRKGKLMAFLTLEDFSGTIEGICFSDPYARARDVLHNDALVLLGGSLSTREGERPKIMVQTVTPLAQVRVGAVLDVHAHLDPSSVREGVLDQLDGILGRYDRGNGIFFIHFPVGEKTVKIRSNRVRPDASRALIDELRELLNTESVWCTRG
- a CDS encoding thioredoxin fold domain-containing protein → MTTMMRLSTAMTFLVALTVSGQADEAAKTQAEKPAPQATASVPATDAAANAVRAGIEWLTYEEGLKKAKELKRPIVIDFTASWCGWCKRMDNETFADTKVIDYLNSNFVLVKVWGDSDKPTSHDGEVMSERNLTRVYGVRGFPTFWFLDSEGERIGPSPGYKKTVEFLPLVQYVAGSHYKTMSYENYLKSNTAGG